One Mercurialis annua linkage group LG3, ddMerAnnu1.2, whole genome shotgun sequence DNA window includes the following coding sequences:
- the LOC126671015 gene encoding uncharacterized protein LOC126671015 has translation MTTNALPALKIYWDGTILSTPGGVDYVSGKSEMVELTRVVNFAQLQVVIRRVIGLNDADEIVKIYLRVPRFDEHGRFQKYDGFPMETDVHMEAMWRNVSRTPQMRVVEFYIVYNPLSQVRADVDDCADVDDCADVDDCADVDDCADVDDGDDFIWQPYTDDMLDTIPAYCLDGRAFWRATVPLIYFHIVEWHQADRVLQQFGLQQGIPDAPLQDHSLHSLTLKSSSSWIQTHSHYIRVWDDRLRFVISGQPLQDPPHYHSEYMDWFRYVTRRWITRQGAELGAQADFVERVRRDAPVDTELRRFAASTQRGTREDRRDVTSPPIEPSIPPHRLPVIPDAPIDPTTLRHRRRQRRHPPAPPQRPTDPMPPPVVFHPFRGHYYYAGSSSAPPPFSSGPPSSSGQFYGDSAHHYFQGSCSYPVPPGPSSPFVPPPPAYVPPTVPPFQVQWDQPTQGTQDFPASQGLPQTPGTTDFLAYGSSWLGLDSMEAMMFRQQGEFVTPPPATTSTAIPQDQQGDDGADDEEGDAGEGDGDGRPGRRYLTISTGRRANRNRNNLRSNLPVTSRYDDRTPR, from the exons ATGACGACAAATGCGCTGCCAGCCCTAAAAATTTATTGGGATGGTACAATATTATCGACTCCGGGTGGAGTGGATTATGTTTCCGGTAAATCGGAAATGGTTGAGCTGACGAGAGTAGTGAATTTTGCACAACTACAAGTCGTAATTAGAAGGGTAATTGGGCTGAACGATGCTGACGAGATAGTGAAGATTTATCTAAGAGTACCTCGGTTCGATGAACATggaagatttcaaaaatatgatgGTTTTCCTATGGAGACAGATGTTCACATGGAAGCAATGTGGCGTAATGTTTCGCGGACGCCACAAATGAGGGTAGTTGAGTTTTATATTGTGTACAATCCGTTATCTCAAGTAcgtgcggatgtagacgactgtgcggatgtagacgactgtgcggatgtagacgactgtgcggatgtagacgactgtgcggatgtagacgatGGTGATGATTTTATCTGGCAGCCGTACACTGATGATATGCTGGACACTATCCCAGCGTATTGTTTAGATGGGCGCGCTTTTTGGCGGGCCACGGTTCcacttatttattttcatattgtgGAGTGGCACCAGGCAGACAGAGTTCTGCAGCAGTTCGGACTGCAGCAGGGTATTCCAGACGCCCCACTTCAGGACCACTCACTACACTCCCTTACCCTGAAGAGCAGCTCATCTTGGATCCAGACACACTCTCACTACATTCGTGTGTGGGACGACCGGCTCCGGTTTGTAATTTCAGGACAGCCCCTCCAGGACCCACCTCATTATCATTCCGagtatatggattggtttcggtaTGTCACGCGTCGCTGGATCACACGACAGGGCGCTGAGCTCGGAGCAcag GCCGATTTTGTGGAGCGTGTACGTAGGGATGCTCCTGTTGACACTGAGCTTCGGCGGTTCGCAGCCAGCACACAGAGAGGCACTAGAGAGGACCGCCGTGACGTTACATCGCCCCCTATCGAGCCTTCTATACCGCCGCATCGACTACCAGTCATACCTGACGCGCCGATAGATCCGACTACACTGCGACATCGACGGCGACAGCGGCGTCACCCCCCAGCACCACCTCAGCGTCCGACTGATCCTATGCCTCCCCCAGTGGTTTTTCATCCTTTCAGAGGGCATTACTATTACGCGGGGTCCAGCTCTGCACCGCCGCCCTTTTCATCGggtcctccttcttcttctggCCAGTTTTACGGGGATTCGGCACATCACTATTTTCAGGGGTCGTGTTCATATCCAGTGCCACCAGGACCTTCTTCGCCTTTTGTTCCACCGCCGCCTGCTTATGTACCACCTACGGTGCCTCCTTTTCAGGTGCAGTGGGATCAGCCTACACAGGGTACACAGGACTTTCCAGCTTCACAGGGACTTCCACAGACACCTGGGACTACAGACTTTCTGGCATATGGTAGCAGTTGGTTAGGTCTAGACAGCATGGAGGCGATGATGTTCCGCCAACAAGGAGAATTTGTTACCCCGCCACCAGCTACGACGAGTACGGCCATTCCACAGGACCAGCAGGGTGACGACGGAGCCGACGACGAGGAGGGCGATGCAGGAGAGGGAGATGGTGATGGCCGCCCAGGTCGACGTTACCTCACCATCAGTACAGGCCGTCGGGCGAACCGTAACAGAAACAACTTGCGCTCGAACCTCCCGGTCACTAGCAGATATGACGATAGGACTCCTAGGTGA
- the LOC126671080 gene encoding transcription factor bHLH149, producing MTSIIQSNSATSQQEFDQRKKRRKLTHETHDNSTSSTDVDNNNSINKTRWRTESEQRIYSSKLYEALRRSRRSSPTPETAVSPAVKGRKIRDTAYRVLAVAAKGTSKWSRAILAGKVRLRVKKVRQVKVTGDRRKEAAVSREKKRLPPVDKKMRVLSRLVPGCRKASFTNILEETSDYIVAVEMQIKAMAALVEILAASGGRGGESPVDPANSQL from the coding sequence ATGACGAGCATCATCCAATCCAATTCCGCCACGTCACAACAAGAATTCGATCAGAGGAAGAAACGGAGAAAATTGACACACGAAACGCACGATAATTCCACGTCATCAACGGACGTTGATAATAACAACTCAATTAATAAAACTAGATGGAGAACTGAATCGGAGCAACGGATCTATTCCTCTAAACTCTACGAAGCTCTCCGGAGATCTCGCCGGTCATCTCCGACGCCAGAAACCGCCGTTTCTCCCGCTGTCAAAGGTAGAAAAATCCGCGACACTGCCTATAGAGTTCTCGCTGTCGCTGCTAAAGGTACGAGTAAATGGAGCCGCGCGATTTTGGCGGGAAAAGTTAGGTTGAGAGTTAAAAAAGTTAGACAGGTGAAAGTTACCGGTGACAGAAGAAAGGAGGCGGCGGTTTCCAGAGAGAAGAAGAGATTACCGCCGGTAGATAAGAAAATGCGTGTTTTAAGCCGGTTAGTTCCTGGTTGCCGGAAGGCGTCGTTTACTAATATTTTAGAAGAAACGAGTGATTATATTGTGGCTGTGGAGATGCAGATCAAAGCTATGGCCGCACTTGTGGAGATTCTCGCCGCGAGTGGTGGCCGTGGCGGTGAGTCGCCGGTTGACCCCGCGAATAGTCAATTATAG